atttttttatcgcataaagtttgatagtgtagacagtgctttagaatgtttaataaatcataatattttgtttaggtGGATAGTTTCAAGAGTGCCTATGATGCATTTAGTAAGGAGCATCCCGGTATTGGCTTTTTTATTATCAAGGAGTCAGACGATGGCTTCAGTCTTTCACCTCCAAAATGCTggaaagaatattttaataatcaaaaGAAGGTAACActttcaaatattctttatttctaCACATTTTCACAggtaaaattcatataaaatcTTATAAGAAAGAGTATCCTACAACAAGGCAGGATCTAAATGTATGACAcgcaaacaaaacaaaaatacaggaGATATTTTGCTAATGTTAATGATTGAAAGTGAAAAGTCATTTATTGTCTTtgaaaatcataataattaaacattccATCCACTGTAACTTTTTTGTTAGGTTTCAATAGGCTTCTGTGATCCGTGTACTCTTGAGAGTAACCCAGGCTGGCCCTTGCGGAACTACTTAGCTCTTATATCGTATCACTGGTAAgaaaaaatattcatattgattatttttaattatgttaaaaaataaataaaataaataaataaatataaatatacataaaaatacatatacataaatacataaGTATCCATCAATGACAGCCTTGTGTCTCAGAAGAAGATGGCAACAAGAACAGTAATAGTTGAGTCTCTGCTCTATCATAATCCCAGACATAGAGTGCTTAAAAAACATAAAGATGTTATGTAATGTTTAAGTTAAAGttgtttaaatatttctatAGGGGCGACAGTTTAGATGAACTGGAAGTTGTGTGTTACCGTGATAGAACACGGGAAGGGAAGCGTAGCATTGGACACAGCGTTGTGCTTCGTATCAAAATCACTTCAATGAAAGAACAAACAGGTGAATTTTATAACTGAATTGATAGGCAACACaaactctaaagctctgtctacaccatcaaacgttatgtgacaaaaaaatgtatgtgcccatatatggacacgatgatgtcatattgctACCATATCTGAGCATCATcgctaccgtatttgggcacatcacacttttttgtcacattcaCTTTGAtgtgttgacagagcttaagatttaTCCTTTTTCTGTCCTCCTGGAACAAACAATTCCGAATTCAAATTTTGAATGCTAGTTTTCATAGGAGTGTAAAATTTATTAGCAATAAACTTGTACATACAAAAACTTATGTAGTTAAGCCTTGCTTTATTTCAGTTTGTCCGAAATGCGTTGGTTGGGAGAAAAATTCCAAGCAGAAGTTAGCTCCAAGGATGGTGAATTTAAGCTCCAGTATGGATCCTGCCAGGTCAGTACATTACTATACTGCCTCGTTATCGCCTTTTTAGGCTGTAGTAATTTTATTCCAAAATGATAAAATGTGATATTTTTGGTTGTTTTCACACAGACTGGCAGAATCATCGGTGGATCTTAACTTGAAGCTGATGCGATGGCGACTGATGCCCTCGCTTGACCTGGATAAAGTAGCACAGACACGATGCTTGTTGCTAGGTGCAGGTACCCTAGGCTGCAACGTAGCTAGAAACCTACTGGTaagaatttaacaataaaagtTTAAAGTTTAATATCCATTTACAGCAAGTGCAGTTTCTAAAGTAAATCATTACTTATAATGGCATTTATGAAATCCTGACAAGATTATTCAAAACTACTctgtctatttcgtgcctagcttacctggataaaccaacattagcCACTTTCGCCGAAGagaaaatacattacaaaaaacagtagtatacattaaaatatcacttattatttttgtttgcagGGATGGGGAGTTAGAAATATTACCCTGGTGGATAACTCTAGGATATCGTATTCGAATCCAGTACGCCAGAGTTTATTCGATTTTGAAGATTCACAGGCTGGTGGTAAACTGAAAGCAGAAACTGCAGCTGAAAAATTAAAGAAGATATTTCCAGGAGTTGTACGTGTTGTTACACCTCCTCCTCATTCAGACATCatgctttccacaatttgtttaagacataaatatacaaattaaattttgttctAACCGACTAATCTGCCTTTCACATTTAATGTTACGCTACGCACTTTAAAGCAGTACATACTTTAAACCAGTACGTACTTTAAACCAGTATGTACTTTAAACCAGTACGTTCTCTAAACCAGAACGTAATTTAAACCAGTACGCGCTTTAAACCAGTACGCACTTTAAACCAGTACGTACTTTATAAACCAGTAAGTACTTTAAACCAATATGTACTTTAAAGCAGTACGTACTTTAAACCAGTACATACTTTAAACCAGTACGCACTTTAAACCAGTACGTACTTTAAACCAGTAAGTACTTTAAACCAGTATGTACTTTAAAGCAGTACGTACTTTAAACCAGTACGCACTTTAAACCAGTACGTACTTTAAACCAGTACGTACTTTAAAGCAGTACATACTTTAGTACGCACTTTAAACCAGTACGTACTTTAAACCAGTACGTACTTTAAAGCAGTACGTACTTTAAAGCAGTACGCACTTTAAACCAGTACGCACTTTAAACCAGTACACACTTTAAACCAGTACACACTTTAAACCAGTACATACTTTAAACCAGTACGCACTTTAAACCAGTACGCACTTTAAACCAGTATGTACTTTAAACCAGTATGTACCTTAAAGCAGTACGTACTTTAAACCAGTACATACTTTAAACCAGAACGTAATTTAAACCAGTACGCACTTTTAACCAGTACGCACTTTAAACCAGTACGTACTTTAAACCAGTTCATACTTTAAACCAGTACATACTTTAAACCAGTACATACTTTAAACCAGAACGTAATTTAAACCAGTACATACTTTAAACCAGTACATACTTTAAACCAGTACGTGCTTTAAACCAGTGCGTACTTTAAACCAGTGCGCACTTTAAACCAGTGCGCACTTTAAACCAGTACGCACTTTAAACCAGTACATACTTTAAACCAGTACATACTTTAAACCAGTACATACTTTAAACCAGTACGCACTTTAAACCAGTACGCACTTTAAACCAGTACGCACTTTAAACCAGTACGCACTTTAAACCAGTACGCACTTTAAACCAGTACGCACTTTAAACCAGTACGCACTTTAAACCAGTACGCACTTTAAACAAGTACGCACTTTAAACCAGTACGCACTTTAAACCAATATGTACTTTAAAGCAGTACGCACTTTAAACCAGTACGCACTTTAAACCAATATGTACTTTAAAGCAGTACGCACTTTAAACCAGTATGCACTTTAAACCAGTTCGCACTTTAAACCAGTACTCACTTTAAAGCAGTACGTACTTTAAAGCAGAACGCACTTTAAACCAGTACGCACTTTAAACCAGTACGCACTTTAAACCAGTACGCACTTTAAATCATTACGCACTTTAAACCAGTACATACTTTACACCAGTACATACTTTAAACCAGTACGTACTTTAAGCCAGCACTCGGTCTTGATAATCATGTCGATACATCGTAATCTTTGGATATCAGTACATTACATTTTACATATTACATTAATGTTATCTTTTAGAATGCTGTGGGACATGAATTCTCCATTCCAATGCCAGGACATCCTGTAGGAACTACTGGTGAATTTATTTTCtcaaattaattttcttaaatgtagtttttttttttaatttaaatatatttactgtatttttttattgctatttgttaattaaattgatatatttattacatttttgacAGATGAAGCAGTAGACAGAGTTAAAGATGCGGTTGTCCAGCTGGAGCAGTTGATATCTAGTCACGATGTTGTGTTTCTATTGATGGACACAAGAGAAAGTAGATGGCTGCCCACTGTCATAGCTGCTAGTAAAAGAAAGGTATTACTGTTAGTTTCGCCAAAACTGGAAATTCTCAGACTTAGGTTTTCAGATGTTATTGTTGTTGGTGTTATTTgtggaaaataataaatgaaacaaataatttGTATACGCCCGGGCGTAACAGAAATCAAATTTAGTTTGAAAAATCTTCCATTTTTAAAACATGGCTAGCTTCACCGTGTCATTCTTCTCATTTAAAACATCCTAATTCTACGGTCTCCTTAAATGGCCAACTTAGACAACGTTGTACAATGACGACTGACGGAACATCTTGACATGTTGATGCAAGTTGTCTTGTCTAATTTTTAGGTCATCGTGAGAACTTGAGaatgtttaattttctcccgACAAGACGACTTGTCGGGCCTCGTCCGACGCTGTCTTAGTTGGCCTTTAAAGGCTTGGAATAGCACATAGTTTACAATTTTTCAGAGAAGACTTGTGCTAAATTCTTGAAACTACAAATAATACCTTTTCTGTACAACAGCTTGTTATTAATGCAGCCTTGGGATTTGATACTTTCATGGTGGTTCGACATGGACTCAAAAAGGCTAAAGAAGAGGAACAAATAAAGACAACTGAAGAAGTATCGGATACTGAAGGAGCGAAGGCGGCGGCATCAGAAGAGCCAAAGACATCAAACATCTTGAATTCTACAATTTATGGCCATCAGTTGGGATGTTACTTTTGTAATGATGTAGTTGCTCCCGGCGACGTAAGTCACATTTTCAGTAAAATATT
This DNA window, taken from Antedon mediterranea chromosome 9, ecAntMedi1.1, whole genome shotgun sequence, encodes the following:
- the LOC140058710 gene encoding ubiquitin-like modifier-activating enzyme ATG7, translating into MANMKDCLLQFAPFSSALDTGFWHKLSENKLNLYRLDDKPKEITGYYYNGDPSGMPSRLCLEYDAFDKSNGIPPHCFPSNGTLFNTNTVDDFKNLDKKILLQDAAQQMWDDIVSGRAISDPRLLSKFLLLTYADLKKYQYYYWFAFPAICQIEGARLIGQPVLLDQHWAESKVDSFKSAYDAFSKEHPGIGFFIIKESDDGFSLSPPKCWKEYFNNQKKVSIGFCDPCTLESNPGWPLRNYLALISYHWGDSLDELEVVCYRDRTREGKRSIGHSVVLRIKITSMKEQTVCPKCVGWEKNSKQKLAPRMVNLSSSMDPARLAESSVDLNLKLMRWRLMPSLDLDKVAQTRCLLLGAGTLGCNVARNLLGWGVRNITLVDNSRISYSNPVRQSLFDFEDSQAGGKLKAETAAEKLKKIFPGVNAVGHEFSIPMPGHPVGTTDEAVDRVKDAVVQLEQLISSHDVVFLLMDTRESRWLPTVIAASKRKLVINAALGFDTFMVVRHGLKKAKEEEQIKTTEEVSDTEGAKAAASEEPKTSNILNSTIYGHQLGCYFCNDVVAPGDSTKDRTLDQQCTVSRPGMSMIAAALAVELLVSILQHPSGGYAPADTSSKDDHMTSQASSPLGLVPHQIRGFLSRFHNMLPASIAFDKCTACSDTIIHSYETEGFKFLQQAFNEQGYLETVTGLDKLKEDTNMVEILDFSDDESV